One stretch of Gemmatimonadaceae bacterium DNA includes these proteins:
- a CDS encoding Ig-like domain-containing protein has translation MRDVKQIVSKVWRAALVAAVLTSCGGGDSPVTPPVVAGVLATVVASTVDSPLEIGQGTQATVVGRDGLGGAVALGSRAVTWSSSGPGIATITNNGIVAGIGVGSVTLTVNVQDGNTVRSATTTLVVTAIADAPLTADVSMAPQLFIPSQTVVKLGGTVRFQFTPIDHNVIWSPRLPGSPSDILVTTNALVSRTFPTVGVYPFDCTVHPGMSGRIIVSP, from the coding sequence ATGCGTGACGTGAAGCAGATCGTATCGAAAGTGTGGCGCGCCGCGCTGGTCGCGGCGGTGCTCACATCATGCGGCGGTGGCGATAGTCCGGTGACCCCACCCGTCGTGGCCGGCGTGCTCGCCACCGTGGTCGCCAGCACGGTCGATTCGCCGCTGGAAATCGGACAGGGGACGCAGGCGACCGTCGTGGGGCGCGATGGACTGGGCGGTGCCGTGGCGCTGGGATCACGCGCGGTGACGTGGAGCAGCAGCGGCCCGGGCATTGCCACCATTACGAACAACGGCATCGTGGCTGGTATTGGCGTCGGCAGCGTCACACTCACCGTGAATGTGCAGGACGGGAACACCGTGCGCTCGGCCACCACCACATTGGTGGTGACGGCCATCGCCGACGCGCCGCTCACCGCCGACGTGTCGATGGCACCGCAGCTGTTCATCCCGTCGCAAACGGTGGTCAAACTTGGCGGCACGGTGCGCTTTCAGTTCACCCCCATCGATCACAACGTGATCTGGAGTCCGCGCCTGCCCGGATCCCCGTCGGACATTCTGGTCACCACGAACGCGCTGGTGAGCCGCACGTTTCCGACGGTCGGTGTGTATCCGTTTGACTGTACGGTGCACCCGGGGATGAGTGGGAGAATCATCGTGTCGCCGTAG
- a CDS encoding DUF1501 domain-containing protein, with product MHDDTLDTGCSEYRSLARRDFLIRGAGFGIAALVPSWLPNVVLAQSSSTRDIIISVFLSGGTDGMSLVVPFGDPDYYTGRPNIAVARPDAAGSGPKAVALDNFFGFSPGMAPLMPAYTAGDLLVAHATGSVDTSRSHFDAQRYIEVGKPQDLNLSTGWLGRHLATVTPLRSSAPLRALGLTSGLPTTLVGGPKTLPISNPANFRIDGSSTTANARTQFLAANYAQTIDPVSANALDTTNTIALLQTINFSGYTTQNGAVYPNTGFGNSLKSSAALIKADVGVEAIHAFLGGWDTHTLQGNIPGVDGQGMHNRMLELSSSLAAFYADVIQGTTANGVTVVVISEFGRNARENGDKGTDHGRGNVAFAMGKKINGGRVLTDRWPGLARENLESGQDLRVTMDHRDILAEIVQNRLGNSNLSTVFPDYTPRNRGVTKP from the coding sequence ATGCATGACGACACGCTGGATACCGGGTGTTCAGAGTACCGCTCGCTGGCTCGCCGCGACTTCCTGATACGAGGCGCGGGGTTCGGTATTGCCGCACTGGTACCGTCGTGGCTGCCGAATGTGGTGCTGGCGCAGTCATCCTCCACACGCGACATCATCATCTCCGTGTTCCTCAGCGGAGGCACCGACGGCATGTCGTTGGTGGTGCCGTTTGGTGATCCGGACTACTACACGGGTCGTCCGAACATCGCCGTGGCCCGCCCCGACGCCGCCGGCAGCGGCCCCAAGGCCGTGGCGCTCGACAACTTCTTCGGCTTCTCGCCCGGCATGGCACCGCTGATGCCGGCCTACACGGCGGGCGATCTGCTGGTCGCGCACGCCACGGGATCGGTGGACACCTCGCGCTCGCATTTCGACGCCCAGCGCTACATCGAAGTGGGCAAGCCACAAGACCTGAATCTGTCCACCGGCTGGCTGGGTCGACATCTGGCGACGGTCACGCCGCTGCGTTCGTCGGCGCCGCTCCGCGCGCTGGGACTGACCAGCGGCCTGCCGACCACGCTGGTGGGTGGTCCCAAGACGTTGCCGATTTCCAATCCGGCCAACTTCCGTATCGATGGCAGCAGCACCACCGCCAACGCCCGGACCCAGTTTCTGGCGGCCAACTACGCGCAGACGATTGATCCGGTGAGTGCCAACGCGCTGGACACGACCAATACCATCGCGTTGCTGCAGACCATCAACTTCAGCGGATACACCACGCAAAACGGCGCGGTGTACCCCAACACCGGTTTCGGCAATTCGCTCAAGTCCTCGGCCGCGTTGATCAAGGCCGATGTCGGCGTGGAGGCCATCCATGCCTTTCTGGGGGGATGGGATACGCACACGTTGCAGGGCAACATCCCCGGGGTCGACGGTCAGGGGATGCACAACCGCATGCTGGAATTGTCGTCGTCACTGGCCGCGTTCTATGCCGACGTGATCCAGGGCACGACCGCCAACGGAGTCACGGTGGTGGTGATCTCCGAGTTCGGTCGCAACGCCCGCGAGAATGGCGACAAAGGCACGGACCATGGCCGCGGCAACGTGGCCTTCGCGATGGGCAAGAAGATCAATGGCGGACGCGTGCTGACAGACCGCTGGCCGGGACTGGCGCGCGAGAATCTCGAGTCGGGTCAGGATCTGCGCGTCACCATGGACCACCGCGATATCCTGGCGGAGATCGTGCAGAATCGACTGGGCAACTCGAATCTGTCGACGGTATTTCCGGACTATACACCGCGCAATCGGGGCGTGACGAAGCCGTAG
- a CDS encoding DUF1800 domain-containing protein, protein MPTLPDADLPDHEVVVDESEPVAPSRRRFFAMGASAVATLAASAAIDAQTGRPRGKPVAKPLPVGAKPNASADWKDPVLRLVRRITMGLEPGEVALARQKGFAGYLNYQLNFSAIDDSAVDALVAARFPLLSQTSAQLKTADGGEVYNQLADAAVFRAMFSKRQLKERMVEFWTDHFNSLYDKIGYLKAADDRTVIRQHALGKFPDMLRASAESAAMLGYLDQASSRKPTPNQNYAREIMELHTLGVDGGYTQNDVAQLSRILTGWSYDGNGVFAFNRSFHDFTAKTFLGVDFPAMPSNATAAQFKSEGDLAITMLVNHPNTARYIATKMARWLLAHEPSAAVVDATAAAYLATGGDIKAMIRTILTGTNLMASPAKYKRPFHLMVSSLRAMAIEVTNIRSTRQRLDAMDMSPFYWEQPDGYPDRISWWSGLTSQRWNWANYISTQNSATNVRLNSTAIFRTPQDTADGVVNQIAVRLFGNEMPASLKTSLLAYLRGGTYTDTRVRETIALAASSHQFQWY, encoded by the coding sequence ATGCCCACGCTTCCGGACGCCGATTTGCCGGACCACGAGGTTGTTGTCGACGAATCTGAGCCAGTGGCACCAAGCCGTCGTCGGTTCTTCGCGATGGGTGCCAGCGCGGTTGCCACCTTGGCCGCCAGTGCCGCGATCGACGCGCAAACGGGTCGCCCGCGCGGCAAGCCGGTTGCCAAGCCGCTGCCCGTGGGAGCCAAGCCTAATGCGTCCGCTGACTGGAAAGACCCGGTGCTGCGACTGGTGCGTCGCATCACGATGGGGCTTGAGCCGGGTGAGGTCGCCCTGGCGCGCCAGAAAGGGTTTGCCGGGTATCTCAACTATCAGTTGAACTTCTCGGCGATCGATGACAGTGCCGTGGACGCGCTGGTCGCGGCCCGTTTCCCCTTGCTGTCGCAGACGTCGGCGCAGCTCAAGACGGCTGATGGCGGCGAAGTGTACAACCAGCTGGCCGACGCGGCGGTGTTTCGCGCGATGTTTTCAAAACGGCAGCTGAAGGAGCGAATGGTCGAATTCTGGACCGATCATTTCAACTCGCTGTACGACAAGATCGGCTACCTGAAAGCGGCGGATGATCGCACGGTGATCCGGCAACACGCGCTGGGAAAATTCCCGGACATGTTGCGCGCGTCGGCCGAAAGCGCCGCGATGCTGGGGTATCTCGATCAGGCCAGCAGCCGCAAGCCGACGCCCAACCAGAACTACGCGCGCGAGATCATGGAGCTCCACACGCTGGGCGTGGACGGGGGCTATACCCAGAACGACGTGGCGCAATTGTCGCGCATTCTGACGGGGTGGAGCTACGACGGCAACGGGGTGTTTGCGTTCAACCGCAGCTTCCACGACTTCACGGCCAAGACGTTCCTGGGCGTGGATTTCCCGGCCATGCCGTCGAATGCCACCGCCGCGCAGTTCAAGTCCGAAGGCGATTTGGCGATCACGATGCTGGTGAACCATCCCAACACCGCGCGCTATATCGCCACGAAGATGGCGCGCTGGCTGCTGGCGCATGAACCATCGGCGGCCGTGGTAGACGCCACCGCCGCGGCGTATCTGGCCACTGGTGGCGACATCAAGGCGATGATTCGCACGATCCTGACCGGCACCAACCTCATGGCGTCGCCGGCCAAGTACAAGCGACCGTTTCACCTGATGGTGTCGTCGTTGCGCGCCATGGCCATCGAAGTCACCAACATCCGGTCGACGCGTCAGCGACTCGACGCGATGGACATGTCGCCATTCTACTGGGAACAGCCGGACGGGTATCCCGATCGCATCAGCTGGTGGAGCGGACTCACGTCGCAGCGCTGGAACTGGGCCAACTACATCTCCACACAGAATTCGGCCACCAACGTGCGCCTGAATTCGACCGCGATCTTCCGGACCCCGCAGGATACGGCCGACGGCGTGGTCAACCAGATCGCCGTGCGCCTGTTCGGCAACGAAATGCCGGCCTCGCTCAAGACTTCGCTGTTGGCGTACCTGCGTGGCGGCACGTACACCGACACGCGGGTGCGCGAGACCATCGCGCTGGCCGCCAGCAGTCATCAGTTCCAGTGGTACTGA